The Actinomycetota bacterium genome has a segment encoding these proteins:
- a CDS encoding MFS transporter translates to MRPTQPVGWAEVAVRPRALLSFRGRWRVLHLTWMALFLSFLVWFSFAPLATQVGRSLGLTAPQLAALSLCNVALTVPGRVLVGMAVDRWGSRRVYGAVLLYAAVPTLVFATASSFRLLVASRLAVSLVGAGFVAGVRMMAEWFPPHEIGLAQGIYGGWGNAGSAAAAFTLPTVAAMVGGPEGWRWAIGTTGALAAVYGGVYLRAVSDTPDGSADRRALRRGALEVNHPAAVVGVVALQVPLVGVLALVAWQLARLDLLQLDALRAVLTGLVVVFCVQVWRALAVNRPARRRARAPDDDRIRAIVTLCLAYAVTFGSGLAVVSMLPGFFADTFGLSPLVAGLVVSAYAFTNLVARPAGGLCSDLLGSRQRTLQVVLVGLAVGYAGMASVQRSWLLAATVAVASSLFVHAGAGATYAIVPLVEPRACGQIAGLVGAYGNVGALLYLALLPIVGPARFFAVIAVSAVAVAASLRWLPEPQAAGLTDRRLSRTAPLPAGTAPLPEAVACPEGRP, encoded by the coding sequence TTGAGGCCGACGCAGCCGGTGGGATGGGCGGAAGTGGCGGTACGGCCACGCGCTCTGCTGTCGTTCCGTGGCCGCTGGCGGGTGCTGCACCTGACGTGGATGGCACTGTTCCTCAGCTTCCTGGTGTGGTTCAGCTTCGCCCCGTTGGCCACGCAGGTGGGGCGTTCGCTGGGGCTGACAGCCCCGCAGCTCGCTGCACTGTCGCTGTGCAACGTGGCCCTGACCGTGCCGGGCCGCGTCCTCGTCGGCATGGCGGTGGACCGCTGGGGGTCGCGGCGAGTGTATGGCGCGGTCCTGCTGTACGCGGCGGTGCCCACACTCGTGTTCGCCACCGCGTCATCGTTTCGGTTGCTGGTGGCCAGCCGGCTCGCCGTCAGCCTGGTCGGAGCGGGCTTCGTGGCGGGTGTGCGGATGATGGCCGAGTGGTTCCCGCCCCACGAGATCGGCTTGGCTCAGGGCATCTATGGCGGCTGGGGCAACGCGGGCTCCGCCGCGGCAGCCTTCACCCTCCCGACGGTCGCGGCGATGGTGGGTGGCCCTGAGGGGTGGCGATGGGCCATCGGTACGACCGGGGCACTCGCCGCCGTCTACGGGGGGGTGTACCTGCGGGCGGTGAGCGATACCCCCGACGGATCGGCTGACCGGCGCGCCCTTCGGCGAGGTGCGCTCGAGGTCAACCATCCCGCCGCGGTCGTGGGGGTCGTGGCGCTCCAGGTGCCGCTGGTCGGCGTGCTCGCACTCGTCGCATGGCAGCTCGCCCGGTTGGACCTGCTACAGCTCGACGCGCTACGGGCGGTTCTCACCGGCCTGGTTGTGGTGTTCTGCGTGCAGGTGTGGCGGGCCCTGGCCGTCAACCGGCCGGCCCGACGCAGGGCCCGCGCACCCGACGACGACCGGATCCGGGCCATCGTGACGCTCTGTTTGGCCTACGCCGTGACGTTCGGCTCGGGACTCGCGGTCGTGTCGATGTTGCCCGGGTTCTTCGCCGACACGTTCGGGCTCTCACCGCTCGTGGCGGGCCTGGTCGTCAGCGCGTACGCCTTCACGAACCTTGTCGCCCGGCCGGCGGGCGGGCTGTGCAGTGACCTGCTGGGCAGCCGCCAACGGACCCTGCAGGTGGTCCTGGTTGGGCTGGCCGTCGGCTACGCCGGCATGGCATCGGTCCAGCGCAGCTGGCTGCTTGCCGCCACCGTGGCGGTGGCGAGCTCGTTGTTCGTGCACGCTGGCGCGGGCGCCACCTACGCGATCGTCCCTCTGGTGGAACCCCGGGCGTGCGGGCAGATCGCCGGCCTGGTCGGGGCCTACGGCAACGTCGGAGCACTGCTGTACCTCGCGCTCCTGCCCATCGTCGGCCCGGCCCGCTTCTTTGCGGTGATCGCTGTCTCCGCCGTCGCGGTCGCAGCGTCCTTGCGGTGGCTGCCGGAGCCGCAGGCCGCCGGCCTTACCGACCGCCGACTGTCTCGCACGGCGCCCCTCCCGGCTGGGACCGCGCCGCTACCGGAGGCCGTCGCCTGCCCCGAGGGACGACCGTGA